The sequence below is a genomic window from Lelliottia sp. JS-SCA-14.
AGAGTTGCTTTGTGACCGCTTTCACGCAGCGTAAAAAGCGCACTTTAACGAAAATTGCACCAATATGGTGCTCAGTGTTCACACTGAAGCACTATACTGGTGCAAGATGACTATCGTGGTGCAGTTCATTTGCACTATGACGTGCATGATAACGCCTTTTTGGGGTGATTTAAAAGTTGGCACAGATTTCGCTTTATAAAAATACGGCAAAAAGATGGCAACCCTGCCTGCCATAAACAGAATTGAAGACCTCGTTACCACGACGACAATGACCAATCCGGGAGAGTTAAGTATGTCCGCTGAACACGTTTTGACGATGCTGAACGAACACGAAGTGAAGTTTGTTGATCTGCGCTTCACAGATACCAAAGGTAAAGAACAGCACGTCACAATTCCTGCTCACCAGGTAAATGCCGAATTCTTCGAAGAAGGCAAAATGTTTGACGGCTCCTCAATCGGCGGCTGGAAAGGTATCAACGAATCCGACATGGTTCTGATGCCAGACGCAACCACTGCGCTCATTGACCCGTTCTACGAAGAGTCTACCCTGATTATCCGTTGCGACATCCTCGAGCCAGGCACGCTGCAGGGCTACGACCGCGACCCACGCTCCATCGCTAAACGCGCTGAAGAGTACCTGCGTTCTACCGGCATCGCGGACACCGTGCTGTTCGGGCCAGAGCCAGAGTTCTTCCTGTTCGACGACATCCGCTTTGGTGCGTCTATCTCCGGTTCTCACGTGGCTATCGACGATATCGAAGGCGCATGGAACTCCTCCACCAAATACGAAGGTGGTAACAAAGGTCACCGTCCAGGCGTGAAAGGCGGTTACTTCCCGGTTCCTCCGGTCGATTCTTCTCAGGACATCCGTTCTACCATGTGTCTGATCATGGAAGAGATGGGTCTGGTTGTTGAAGCGCATCACCACGAAGTGGCGACGGCGGGTCAGAACGAAATCGCCACCCGCTTTAACACCATGACCAAAAAAGCGGATGAGATTCAGATCTACAAATATGTGGTTCACAACGTGGCGCACCGCTTCGGCAAAACCGCAACCTTTATGCCAAAACCAATGTTCGGCGATAACGGTTCCGGTATGCACTGCCACATGTCCCTGTCCAAGAACGGGACTAACCTGTTCTCTGGCGACAAATATGCGGGTCTGTCCGAGCAGGCGCTGTTCTACATCGGCGGTGTGATCAAGCACGCTAAAGCGATTAACGCCCTGGCGAACCCAACCACCAACTCCTACAAGCGTCTGGTCCCAGGCTACGAAGCACCGGTCATGCTGGCTTACTCTGCCCGTAACCGTTCTGCTTCTATCCGTATCCCAGTGGTTGCGTCTCCAAAAGCGCGTCGTATCGAAGTGCGCTTCCCGGACCCAGCGGCTAACCCATACCTGTGCTTCGCAGCGCTGCTGATGGCGGGTCTTGACGGTATTAAGAACAAGATCCACCCTGGCGAAGCGATGGACAAAAACCTGTACGACCTGCCGCCAGAAGAAGCGAAAGAGATCCCACAGGTTGCCGGTTCTCTGGAAGAAGCACTCAATGCGCTCGACGCTGACCGTGAGTTCCTGACGGCTGGCGGTGTGTTCACCGACGACGCTATCGATGCTTACATCGCCCTGCGTATCGAAGAGAACGACCGTGTGCGCATGACGCCACACCCGGTTGAGTTCGAACTGTATTACAGCGTTTAAGTTTTAACGATGACCCGCGACCTTTTCCGCGGGAAATCGAAAGCCGTTTTTTGTTGCCGTGGAAACTTTTTAGCCCATCTCCGGATGGGCTTTTTTCTCCACCAACAAACTGATCTCACGCGCTTTTTACAACGAAAAAGCTATACTGCACTAAATTAGTGCACCCAACTCCAGGAGACTGCTTAATGGCAACTGGCACGCTGCCCGATGCTGGGCAGATCCTCAATTCTTTAATCAACAGTATCTTACTGGTCGACGATGAGCTGGCGGTGCATTACGCCAACCCTGCGGCGCAGCAGCTGCTCGCCCAAAGCTCGCGTAAATTATTTGGTACGCCGTTACCCGAACTGTTGAGCTATTTTTCGCTGAATATTGCCCTGATGCAGGAAAGTCTCGCGGCGGGCCAGGGGTTCACGGACAACGAAGTGACACTGGTGATCGACGGGCGCTCGCATATTCTTTCGCTGACGGCGCAGCGTCTGCCGGACGGGCTCATTCTGCTGGAAATGGCGCCGATGGATAACCTGCGTCGGTTGAGTCAGGAGCAGCTCCAGCACGCTCAGCAAATCGCGGCACGCGATCTGGTGCGTGGCCTTGCCCATGAGATTAAAAACCCGCTTGGTGGCCTGCGTGGCGCAGCACAGCTGTTAACCAAAGCTCTGCCCGACCCTACGCTTGCGGAATACACCAACGTCATCATTGAACAGGCCGATCGCCTGCGCAATCTGGTGGACCGTCTGCTGGGGCCTCAGCAGCCGGGTATGCACGTGACAGAAAGCATCCACAAAGTGGCTGAGCGCGTGGTGAAGCTGGTCTCGATGGAGTTACCCGCGAACGTCACGCTGGTGCGCGATTACGATCCAAGTCTGCCGGAATTGCCGCACGATCCCGACCAGATTGAACAGGTTCTGCTGAACGTGGTGCGTAACGCCCTGCAAGCCCTGGGCGCAGATGGCGGGCAGATCGTTCTGCGTACGCGGACCGCATTCCAGTTAACGCTGCATGGCGTGCGCTATCGCCTCGCCGCTCGTATCGACGTTGAAGACAACGGGCCAGGCATTCCCTCGCATCTTCAGGACACGCTGTTTTATCCGATGGTGAGTGGCCGCGAAGGCGGGACCGGGCTGGGATTATCCATCGCCCGTAATTTGATCGACCAACACTCCGGCAAAATTGAATTTACCAGTTGGCCGGGTCATACCGAGTTTTCGGTTTACCTGCCAATTAAAAAATAAAGGTGACGACGATGCAACGAGGGATAGTCTGGGTAGTCGATGATGATAGCTCCATCCGCTGGGTGCTTGAACGCGCGCTCACGGGCGCAGGGTTAAACTGCACCACCTTTGAAAGCGGCAGCGAAGTGCTCGATGCGCTCATCACCAAAACCCCGGACGTGCTGCTTTCGGATATTCGGATGCCAGGCATGGACGGGCTGGCGCTGTTAAAACAGATCAAGCAGCGCCATCCGATGCTTCCGGTCATCATAATGACCGCTCACTCTGACCTGGATGCCGCCGTCAGCGCCTACCAGCAGGGTGCATTTGATTATCTGCCAAAACCCTTCGATATCGATGAAGCCGTCGCCCTGGTGGAACGCGCAATTAGCCACTACCAGGAACAGCAGCAGCCGCGCAACGCGCCTGTGTTTGGCCCGACGACGGATATTATTGGCGAAGCGCCCGCGATGCAGGATGTGTTTCGTATCATTGGCCGTCTGTCGCGTTCGTCCATCAGCGTGCTGATTAACGGTGAATCCGGGACCGGTAAAGAGCTGGTCGCTCACGCCCTTCACCGCCACAGCCCGCGCGCGAAAGCGCCGTTTATCGCCCTGAATATGGCCGCCATCCCGAAGGATTTGATCGAATCGGAGCTGTTTGGTCATGAGAAAGGCGCGTTTACCGGCGCGAACACCATTCGTCAGGGGCGCTTCGAACAGGCCGACGGCGGGACGCTTTTCCTCGATGAGATCGGCGATATGCCGCTGGACGTGCAAACGCGTCTGCTGCGCGTGCTGGCCGACGGACAGTTTTACCGCGTCGGCGGGTATGCGCCGGTGAAAGTCGATGTGCGTATTATTGCCGCCACGCACCAGAACCTGGAGCAGCGCGTCCAGGAAGGCAAATTCCGTGAGGACTTGTTCCACCGTCTGAACGTCATTCGCGTTCACCTTCCGCCGCTGCGCGAACGCCGGGAAGATATTCCGCGTCTGGCGCGCCATTTCCTGCAGGTTGCCGCCCGCGAACTGGGGGTCGAAGCCAAACTGCTGCACCCGGAAACTGATGCGGCGCTGACGCGTCTGGCATGGCCGGGGAACGTGCGTCAGCTGGAAAATACCTGCCGCTGGCTCACGGTGATGGCTGCCGGTCAGGAAGTGCTGATTCAGGATCTGCCGAGCGAATTGTTTGAAGCCACCGCGCCCGAAAGCAGCACCGGCCAATCGTTACCCGACAGCTGGGCGACGCTGCTGGCGCAGTGGGCGGATCGTGCGCTGCGTTCCGGTCATCAAAATCTGCTTTCCGAAGCACAGCCTGAAATGGAACGCACCTTGCTGACAACGGCATTGCGCCATACGCAGGGGCATAAACAGGAAGCCGCTCGGCTGCTGGGTTGGGGGCGAAATACTCTGACGCGGAAGCTGAAAGAGCTGGGAATGGAATAACGCCTGTTGGCGCTGCGCCGATCAGGCCTACCATCTGTAGGCCCGGTCTGTGTAGCGCCTAGATCACGCGAGAGAATTGCTGCAGCCGCGCTTTCTGACGCAGATAGGCGTCAAAGCACATGCAGATATTACGAATCAACAGGCGTCCTTTTGGCGTCACCTGAATCGCGTTATCCGTCACCTCCACCAGCCCGTCTTTCGCCAGCGGCGCGAGCAATTTCAGATCTTCCGCAAAGTAGTCGGTAAAAGCGAGTTCCCACTGGGATTCGACGTCGGCAAAATCGAGGCGGAAATTACAGATCAGCGCCTTAATGACATCCCGGCGGATACAGTCATCGCGCGTCAGCGCAATTCCGCGCCACAGAGCGTTGCCGGTTTCATCCACCTGCTGATAGTACTGTTTCAGCTCTTTCTGGTTCTGCGCGTAGCAGTCGCCAATCATGCTGATCGCCGACACGCCCATCCCCAGTAAATCCGTATCGCCCTGAGTGGTGTAACCCTGGAAGTTGCGATGCAAGACACCTTCACGCTGGGCGATGGCCAACTCGTCATCAGGACGGGCAAAGTGGTCCATGCCGATAAACTGGTAGCCGGTTTCCGTCAGAGAAGTAATGGTCTCCTGCAGGATATCGAGCTTTTGCTGCGCAGACGGCAGGTCAGCATCTTTGATTTTGCGCTGGGCAGCAAACAGCGTCGGCAGGTGCGCATAGTTAAAGACGCTCAGGCGATCGGGGTTCAGCTCCGCCACGCGTTTCAGCGTAAAAGCGAAGCTTTCTGGCGTTTGCTTCGGCAGGCCGTAAATCAGGTCAATGTTGGTCGAGGTAAAACCGATTTCACGCGCGTGGTTCAGCAGCGCAAAAATAAACTCTTCGTCCTGCTCGCGGTTGACCAGGCGCTGCACTTCTTTGTTGAAGTCCTGCACGCCCATGCTCAGACGGTTGAAGCCCTCGGCACGCAGGTGATCGAGCACGTCCAGTTCGATTTCACGCGGATCGACTTCAATCGAGATTTCAGCATCGGCATCAAAACGGAAATTGGCGCGCAGCAGACTCATCAGGCGGCTGATTTGCGCTTTGTTGAGATAGGTTGGCGTACCGCCGCCCCAGTGCAGCTGGCTCACGTGACGCCCGGCCACCAGCGGCGCGCGGTGCAGGATCTCCTGCTCTAACGCATCCAGATACTGATCGGCTTTGTGCTGCTGGCGGGTGACGATTTTATTGCAGCCGCAGAAATAGCAGAGCTTATGGCAGAAGGGGATGTGAACATACAGCGACAGCGGGCGCTCAGGATAGCGCGCAACCGCCTGCAAAAAGTCGGCCTCGCCGAAGGATTCCGAGAACTCCAGCGCGGTCGGGTATGAGGTATAACGCGGCCCGGAATAGTTATATTTCTGGATCAGGGCCAGATCCCAGTCGATGCTTGGTACAGACATGCTCACTCCTTCCGTTGGTGTCGCGTTCGTATACGGCGGCCCGTTTTGACCCCACTGCGGGTCAACATTCGGGTGCGCAGCCACCTCTGTCGCCGCGACAACCGCCGTAGTTTAACGAATAACCACACCAGATAACATATAACCGGAAGGGTTATAAGCAGGACTATAGAGCCCGCCGGGTGCAAATGTTAGTTTCCACCTTTCAGCAGACGCATCATGTCGTCCTGCTTCTCTTCTTCTTCGTCTTCTTCATCGTCGTAAGAGAGACCGAGCTGCTGCATCAGTTCATCAATACGATCCAGTTTGGCATCAACCCATTTCTGCTCTTCAGCATTCAGCGCTTCGCCCTGTTCAAGACGTTCCAGCAGCGCATCCAGGCGCTCATCATTCTCCAGCATATCCAGCTCAGCCTGCGGTGAAAGCATAGGTTTCTCGCTCTTTTTAGGTTTTTGCTGCTTGATAACCGGGGCGTCGGTGACGCCCAGTGGAATTGGCGTTTTGCTCCCGATGCGCGGGTCTTTCTGTTTGGATTGCTGCGCAGCGGAACCTGTAACACTGCTACCGCTCGCGCGGCTACCCGATGCATGACCACTATGCTTTTTCGCACGTTTACGATCGCGAGCTTCCTGATTCAGTTCTTCACGGGTTTTGCGGTGTGCTTTTGCCGGGCGTTTAGCGCCCGCTGTGGATGTCGGTTTTTTCATGATGCCTTGTCTTTAAGCCATTTTATTCAGTATAGAATTGCGGCGAAATCTAGCAGAAAGCAAGCAAAGAAAAAAGGCGACAGAGCAATCTGTCGCCTTTTTTCCTGACTCTCAACCCTTAACGGGTCAAACATTCCATGTTTGCCAACAACTAACCCTGTTTATCCTTTAGCGGATACCGTCCATGATACGGTTCCTTTTCCTTTCAAACGCCTCCAGGCGTGTCACCATCCTGGTTATCCTGAGTCTTCGCCTCCTGGCGCTCCTGACCCTTCATCCTGAAGTCGTTATCCTGCTGGCATCCTCGCCTTGGTTGCTACTTTACCTTTTTCAGGTTTTCTGACAAGCCACCTGCGCGTCCAAATTAGAACTTTCGGATAATTCCTTATCGTCAACATTATGATTTTAAAGGTTTTGCTATTTTTACTGCATGAGGATCCTCTTAAATATCCCATAGCAATAATGGTCAATGTCTTACATTTATAATGGTTTTAATCTACAGCCCGAACGCGAAGAGAAAAGCCTTTTGCCTGCATTCAGGTATACTCCCCATCAGATTACGATTTTTGGAGACGACCACGTGACTACCTGGAACTACCAACAGACGCATTTTGTCACCAGTGCGCCTGATATTCGCCACTTACCGCCTGATACGGGTATCGAAGTGGCATTTGCTGGCCGCTCCAATGCGGGAAAATCCAGCGCCCTGAATACGCTGACAAACCAGAAAAGCCTGGCGCGTACCTCAAAAACCCCGGGTCGTACTCAGCTGATTAACCTGTTTGAAGTTGCCGACGGAAAACGTCTGGTGGATTTACCCGGTTACGGCTACGCCGAAGTGCCGGAAGAGGTCAAAATCAAATGGCAGCGCGCGCTGGGTGAGTACCTGGAAAAACGCCAGTGCCTGAAAGGTCTGGTGGTGCTGATGGACATCCGTCACCCGCTAAAAGATCTCGATCAGCAGATGATCCACTGGGGCGTTGCGAGCGATATCCCGGTTCTGGTGCTGCTGACCAAAGCCGATAAACTGGCGAGCGGTGCGCGTAAAGCGCAGCTGAAACTGGTGCGTGAAGCCGCGGTGGAGTTCGGCGGTGATGTGCAGGTTGAGACGTTTTCATCCCTAAAAAAGCAGGGTGTAGACGTGCTGCGTCACAAGCTCGACAGCTGGTATAACGGACTGGAACCCGCGACAGAAGCGGAAGAGTGATGAAGAGCGCGGCGATGACCGCGCTTTTTTTTGGTCCAAATATTTTCTTTGCCGCAATAAAAAACGCCCCAGTCATTACTGACTGGGGCGGCTAAAATATTCAGCCAAATCCGATTACGTGAAGTAAAAGGTCTGAAAGATAGAACATCTTACCTCTGTACCCTACATCGATAACTCTACTCTTTTTTTATCGCTGGACAAAGCACTTTTTGTAGTTTTTTTTCACTCTTTACATAGGTAAATCTAATGGTTGTCACAAAAAGCGGGCTGTTATGTTGCTTACTTACATAATCAGCCGCTTGTTCATCGAACCCTTAGTGAGCCTGATCCCAGTTCGCCCCACTCCCCACTTCCACCAGCAATGGCACATCTAATTTCATGCTGCTTTCCATCAGTTCGTGGATCTTTTTCGATACGGCTTCCAGATCGTCTTTGTGCACTTCGAACACCAGTTCATCGTGCACCTGCATGATCATTTTCACGCGTGGTTTATCGTTTTCCAGCCAGGCATCAACCGCAATCATGGCGCGCTTGATGATATCCGCGGCCGTCCCCTGCATCGGGGCGTTGATGGCCGCGCGCTCTGCACCAGCACGACGCGCCGCGTTGCTGGAGGTGATATCCGGCAGATACAGACGGCGACCATCCAGCGTTTCAACGTAGCCCTTATCTTTTGCCTGGGCACGCGTGCGTTCCATGTATTCCAGTACGCCCGGATAACGCTCGAAGTAGAGATCCATGTACTTCTGCGACTCTTTACGCGGAATATTCAGCTGGCGAGAAAGGCCAAAGGCGCTCATACCGTAGATCAGGCCGAAGTTGATCGCTTTCGCGCTGCGGCGCTGCTCGCCGGTTACGCTCTCTAATGGCAGACCAAAAACTTCTGCCGCCGTCGCGCGGTGGATATCTTTCCCTTCCGCAAACGCGGTCAGCAAACCCTTGTCACGCGACAGGTGCGCCATGATGCGCAGTTCGATTTGCGAGTAGTCGGCAGAGACGATCAGGTAATCTTGCGGAGCGATGAATGCCTGACGAATGCGTCGCCCTTCTTCGTTACGCACCGGAATGTTCTGCAGGTTAGGATCGGTGGAGGACAAACGCCCCGTCGCCGCTACTGCCTGATGATAGGAGGTGTGAACGCGACCGGTTTTTGGGTTGATCATTAGCGGCAGCTTATCGGTGTAGGTCGATTTAAGCTTCGCGAGGCCACGGTATTCCAGAATCACTTTTGGCAGCGGGTAATCCAGCGCCAGCTCTTCCAGTACCTCTTCAGACGTCGACGGCGCACCGCCCGGCGTTTTCTT
It includes:
- the glnA gene encoding glutamate--ammonia ligase, which produces MSAEHVLTMLNEHEVKFVDLRFTDTKGKEQHVTIPAHQVNAEFFEEGKMFDGSSIGGWKGINESDMVLMPDATTALIDPFYEESTLIIRCDILEPGTLQGYDRDPRSIAKRAEEYLRSTGIADTVLFGPEPEFFLFDDIRFGASISGSHVAIDDIEGAWNSSTKYEGGNKGHRPGVKGGYFPVPPVDSSQDIRSTMCLIMEEMGLVVEAHHHEVATAGQNEIATRFNTMTKKADEIQIYKYVVHNVAHRFGKTATFMPKPMFGDNGSGMHCHMSLSKNGTNLFSGDKYAGLSEQALFYIGGVIKHAKAINALANPTTNSYKRLVPGYEAPVMLAYSARNRSASIRIPVVASPKARRIEVRFPDPAANPYLCFAALLMAGLDGIKNKIHPGEAMDKNLYDLPPEEAKEIPQVAGSLEEALNALDADREFLTAGGVFTDDAIDAYIALRIEENDRVRMTPHPVEFELYYSV
- the glnL gene encoding nitrogen regulation protein NR(II) gives rise to the protein MATGTLPDAGQILNSLINSILLVDDELAVHYANPAAQQLLAQSSRKLFGTPLPELLSYFSLNIALMQESLAAGQGFTDNEVTLVIDGRSHILSLTAQRLPDGLILLEMAPMDNLRRLSQEQLQHAQQIAARDLVRGLAHEIKNPLGGLRGAAQLLTKALPDPTLAEYTNVIIEQADRLRNLVDRLLGPQQPGMHVTESIHKVAERVVKLVSMELPANVTLVRDYDPSLPELPHDPDQIEQVLLNVVRNALQALGADGGQIVLRTRTAFQLTLHGVRYRLAARIDVEDNGPGIPSHLQDTLFYPMVSGREGGTGLGLSIARNLIDQHSGKIEFTSWPGHTEFSVYLPIKK
- the glnG gene encoding nitrogen regulation protein NR(I) is translated as MQRGIVWVVDDDSSIRWVLERALTGAGLNCTTFESGSEVLDALITKTPDVLLSDIRMPGMDGLALLKQIKQRHPMLPVIIMTAHSDLDAAVSAYQQGAFDYLPKPFDIDEAVALVERAISHYQEQQQPRNAPVFGPTTDIIGEAPAMQDVFRIIGRLSRSSISVLINGESGTGKELVAHALHRHSPRAKAPFIALNMAAIPKDLIESELFGHEKGAFTGANTIRQGRFEQADGGTLFLDEIGDMPLDVQTRLLRVLADGQFYRVGGYAPVKVDVRIIAATHQNLEQRVQEGKFREDLFHRLNVIRVHLPPLRERREDIPRLARHFLQVAARELGVEAKLLHPETDAALTRLAWPGNVRQLENTCRWLTVMAAGQEVLIQDLPSELFEATAPESSTGQSLPDSWATLLAQWADRALRSGHQNLLSEAQPEMERTLLTTALRHTQGHKQEAARLLGWGRNTLTRKLKELGME
- the hemN gene encoding oxygen-independent coproporphyrinogen III oxidase; translated protein: MSVPSIDWDLALIQKYNYSGPRYTSYPTALEFSESFGEADFLQAVARYPERPLSLYVHIPFCHKLCYFCGCNKIVTRQQHKADQYLDALEQEILHRAPLVAGRHVSQLHWGGGTPTYLNKAQISRLMSLLRANFRFDADAEISIEVDPREIELDVLDHLRAEGFNRLSMGVQDFNKEVQRLVNREQDEEFIFALLNHAREIGFTSTNIDLIYGLPKQTPESFAFTLKRVAELNPDRLSVFNYAHLPTLFAAQRKIKDADLPSAQQKLDILQETITSLTETGYQFIGMDHFARPDDELAIAQREGVLHRNFQGYTTQGDTDLLGMGVSAISMIGDCYAQNQKELKQYYQQVDETGNALWRGIALTRDDCIRRDVIKALICNFRLDFADVESQWELAFTDYFAEDLKLLAPLAKDGLVEVTDNAIQVTPKGRLLIRNICMCFDAYLRQKARLQQFSRVI
- the yihI gene encoding Der GTPase-activating protein YihI; the protein is MKKPTSTAGAKRPAKAHRKTREELNQEARDRKRAKKHSGHASGSRASGSSVTGSAAQQSKQKDPRIGSKTPIPLGVTDAPVIKQQKPKKSEKPMLSPQAELDMLENDERLDALLERLEQGEALNAEEQKWVDAKLDRIDELMQQLGLSYDDEEDEEEEKQDDMMRLLKGGN
- the yihA gene encoding ribosome biogenesis GTP-binding protein YihA/YsxC — its product is MTTWNYQQTHFVTSAPDIRHLPPDTGIEVAFAGRSNAGKSSALNTLTNQKSLARTSKTPGRTQLINLFEVADGKRLVDLPGYGYAEVPEEVKIKWQRALGEYLEKRQCLKGLVVLMDIRHPLKDLDQQMIHWGVASDIPVLVLLTKADKLASGARKAQLKLVREAAVEFGGDVQVETFSSLKKQGVDVLRHKLDSWYNGLEPATEAEE